The Deinococcus misasensis DSM 22328 DNA segment GGAGAATCCACGCTGGTCAAAGCCCTCCGTGAACATGGTCTGCAAAAAGGCCTGACCCCTGAACGGGCTTACGTGCTCGGGTACTGGAAGCAGGACATGAACGAAACGCGTTACAGCACCGAACTTCGTTACGACCTTTGAAGCATGTGACAGCAGGATTGCAGGGCCATGTTGGTTTATCAGTTTACAGTTCAAAGTTTACAGTTCACAGCGGGCAACGCAGAGCATCTGCTTGCTGTGAACTGTAAACGGTTTACTTTTCTGAGCAAGGATCTGAAAGCATAACCCCTCCTCGTCTCCTTGCCTCAGAAGCAAAAATTCAACGGGCCATCAAGAACGCATAATCCAGAGATGGAGGTTGATGGCCCAGCAAACGGATCATTTGCACCATCTGGGCGGTGTGGCGCACTTCGTGTTGCATGACATGCCAGAGGACTTCTTCTGCGCTCATGGTTTCGGGTCTGTCGTCAAACGTTTTGATGCGGGTTTCGGTGTCTGCAAGGGACATCAACTCGGGCCAGCGTTGCAAGGTGTCGGATTCCACGGCCTCCCAGTAAGACAAAAGTTCTTCCAGAGGCTGGTGTTCGTGATGCCAGTACTGGTCTGCAGAACGGATTTCAGGTCCCAGAGCATCGTAAACGGGGGTTTGTTTCAGCATGTCCTGCCTGAACCAAGCGTCTTCCACAATGGCCACATGGAACACCAGATCCTTGAGGCACCGTGGACCATCGCCTGGAAGGGTGGCTCTGGAAAGCTCCTCATCGGAAAGGCTGCGCAGGCTGTCCCACAACAGACGGCGGGCTTTGGTCAAGTACGTGTAAAACATTTCTGGATTCATGGTTTATTGTAAGGAACAATTTTTCGAAAGTCCATCCAGTCCAGAGCACTCTGGTTCATTTCCCCTGACATTCCTGCAAGATGTCCGGGCAGTCGTCGTCGCTGACCTCCAGAAACATCACAGGTCTCAGGGAATAGAAATCCTTCCAGAACCCGCCCCGGAAAGCTTTCTGGTAAGCCGGAGAAGGCCCACCACTCACCGCTTTTCTCACAAACAAAGTCTTGCCGTCCAGAGC contains these protein-coding regions:
- a CDS encoding DinB family protein: MNPEMFYTYLTKARRLLWDSLRSLSDEELSRATLPGDGPRCLKDLVFHVAIVEDAWFRQDMLKQTPVYDALGPEIRSADQYWHHEHQPLEELLSYWEAVESDTLQRWPELMSLADTETRIKTFDDRPETMSAEEVLWHVMQHEVRHTAQMVQMIRLLGHQPPSLDYAFLMAR